Part of the Acidobacteriota bacterium genome, AGCAGCGCCACCAGCAGCTCCGGAGAGCGCTCCATGGCCAGGGCCACCGGCGTGTCGAGACCGGCGCCCAGCTCCCGCAAAGCCGCCGCCAACCGCGCCGAGCGCTCCTCCAGCTGGCCATAGGTGAGGCTCTCCTCGTCTCCTACCACCGCCACCGCCTCGGGGGTGCGCCGCGCCTGGTCCACGATCAGCCGGTGCAAAACTCGGGGAGCCGGTTCTTCCGCTCCGGTGTCGTTCCACTCCACCCGCAGCTGATGGGCCTCGCCGGCGGGCAGCAGCGGCAGCCGCGAAAGCCGGGTCGAGGGATCCGCCACGGCACCGGCCAAGAGCTGCTGGTACTGGCCGATCCAGCGCTGAACGGTGGTGGGGTCGAAGAGATCGGTGTTGATCTCCCACAGGAAAGTGATGGCGTCCTCGCTCTCCGCCGCGCCGCTGGCCACCCGCTGCTCCCGGGGCAGGATGACCGTGGAGTTGAAGTCGAATTTCGCCGAGCCGTTGGGCAGAGCGACGGTGAGGTCGAGCTCCAGCCCCGGCAGCTGCACCTGCCCCAGGGGAGCGTCGTGGAAGCTGAACATGACCTGGAAGAAGGGGTTGTAGCTGGCGTCGCGCTCCGGCCGCAGGGTCTCCACGATGCGCTCGAAGGGCAGATCCTGGTGCGCGTAGGCCTGGGCTGCGGAACGGGAGACCGCCGACAGCAGCGCCCCGAAGGAGGGGTCCCCGGAGGTGTCGGCGCGCATCACCAGGGTGTTGATGATCATCCCGATGAGGCCTTCCACCGAGCGGTAGCGGCGATTTGCCACGCCGCTGCCGACGGTGAGGTCGTGGTGCCCGGTGAGGCGGTGCAGGAAGGTGAAGAAGCCCGACAGGAGGACCATGAAGACGGTCATGCCGGAGCTGCGGGCGAGATCCCGCACCCCCGCCGCCACCGGCCCTTCGAGCTCCCAGCGCAAGGTCGTGCCGCGGAAGGTCTGAGCCCGCGGCCGTGGGCGATCCAGGGGCAGGGGGAGCACCTCCGGCGCCGGGGTCAGGCGCTGGCGCCAGAAGTCCAGCTGCCGCTGAGCCGCCGGCCCTTCGAGCCAGCGCTGCTGCCAGAGGGCGAAGTCGGCGAATTGGATCGGCAGCGGCGGCAGCGGCGACTCGGCGCCGGGGTCCTCGCGGTAGACGCCGTAGAGCGCGCCCAACTCCTCCAAGAAGACGTTGAAGGACCAGCCGTCGTGGATCATGTGGTGCTCGACGTGGAGCACCCGGTGATAGTCCTCCGCCATACGGAAGAGCACCCAGCGCACCAGCGGCACCTGCCCCATGTCGAAGCGGTTGCGGTAGATGCTCTCCATGATCTGCCGCGAGCGCTGAGGCCGCTCGGCCTCCGGCAGCGCCGTCAGGTCGATGAGCGTCAGAGGCACCGGCCGCGGCGGATGAATACGCTGCACCGGATGCCCTTCCACCGACGGGAAAGAGGTGCGCAGGGATTCGTGACGGCGGACGATCTCGGAAAGGGAGCGCTGGAAGGCCCGCACGTCCAGGTCTCCCCGCAGGTGGATCATGGCCTGAGCCTGATAAGCGAGGCTGCCGGGATCCAGCTCCTGGAGGAACCACACCCGCTGCTGGGGCGAGGTGGGGGGCACGCGGTCCGGTCGCGGCTGACTGCGCGGCGGCGGGGTCTCGTCCTCCCCGAGGTCGTCCGCGGACTGCTCCAAAGCCTGCGCCCAGCCGGCGATGGTGGGCCGGTCGAAGACCGCCTCCAGAGGCAGCTCCCGCCCCAACTCGTCGCGCACCCGGGCCGCCAGGCGAGTGGCCAGCAGCGAGTTGCCGCCGAGGGCGAAGAGAGAGTCGTCGACCCCCACTTCCGTCATCTCCAGCAACTCGCACCACAGCGCCGCCAGGCGCTCTTCCAGCTCGCCGCGGGGCGCCACGAAGGGCGTCGACACGGGCCGCGCCGCGGGGCCGGGATCCGGCAGAGCGTCCCGATCCACCTTGCCGTGGGCGGTCAAGGGCAGCTGATCGAGGGGGACGAAGACCGCCGGCACCATGTACTCCGGCAGGCGCTCGCCGAGCCAGCGGCCCAGCTGCGCCAGATCCAGGTTCCCCAGATCCGGCGCCGACTCCGAGGCTTCCGGCACCACGTAGGCCGCCAACCCCCGGCCGGCGGCGGTCTCCCGAGCCGTCACCACCGCCGCCGCCACCTGGGGATGCTCGCCCAGACGCTGCTCGATCTCTCCCAACTCCACACGGTAGCCGCGCACCTTGACCTGATGATCGATGCGGCCGGCGAACTCCAGCTCGCCGTTCTCCGTCCAGAGTGCCAGGTCACCGGTGCGGTAGGCGCGCTGCCCCGGGGTGGTCGCCTCCGGATGGGGTACGAAGGCCGCGGCGGTGGCTGCCGGACGGCCCAGATAACCTCGCGCCAACCCGTCCCCGGCGAGGAGCAGCTCACCTGCCGCGCTGTTGCCCTCGTTGGTGGCTCCCTCGTTGGCTGTCATCGGCTGCAGCCGCGGTCCCCGGAGCAGCGCTTCGGTGCCCTCCACCGGCCGGCCGATGGGCAAGGCCGTAGATCCTTCAGCGACTTCCTCGACCTGGTAGGCCACGGAAATGGCGGTGCTCTCGGTGGGTCCGTAGGCGTTGAACAGCCGCCCCGGAGCTCCCGCCGCCAACACCTCCGCCATGCGCCGCGGATCCGCCGCCTCGCCGCCGACGTAGACCGTGTCCAGCCCCGAAAACGCCGCTGGATCCTCCCGCACTACCTCGTTGAACAAC contains:
- a CDS encoding amino acid adenylation domain-containing protein yields the protein MESSAWRPELILPAALHRIAQQHRDRPAVRAAGGELTYGELNRRASRLARRLRRVGVGPEVIVGIALERSLELVVAQLAVLQAGGAYLGLDPEHPEERRAFMIEDSGAPVVLGRRGGIAPPEGFDGVWMTVDEDAGGEDSDLAPEEARATPDNLAYVIYTSGSTGKPKGVALTHSGIQRLVLATELVRLGPGDRVGQTINTSFDVSTLEIWGALLTGATLVLADPAVVRDARRMAAWLRSGEITTLMTVTALFNEVVREDPAAFSGLDTVYVGGEAADPRRMAEVLAAGAPGRLFNAYGPTESTAISVAYQVEEVAEGSTALPIGRPVEGTEALLRGPRLQPMTANEGATNEGNSAAGELLLAGDGLARGYLGRPAATAAAFVPHPEATTPGQRAYRTGDLALWTENGELEFAGRIDHQVKVRGYRVELGEIEQRLGEHPQVAAAVVTARETAAGRGLAAYVVPEASESAPDLGNLDLAQLGRWLGERLPEYMVPAVFVPLDQLPLTAHGKVDRDALPDPGPAARPVSTPFVAPRGELEERLAALWCELLEMTEVGVDDSLFALGGNSLLATRLAARVRDELGRELPLEAVFDRPTIAGWAQALEQSADDLGEDETPPPRSQPRPDRVPPTSPQQRVWFLQELDPGSLAYQAQAMIHLRGDLDVRAFQRSLSEIVRRHESLRTSFPSVEGHPVQRIHPPRPVPLTLIDLTALPEAERPQRSRQIMESIYRNRFDMGQVPLVRWVLFRMAEDYHRVLHVEHHMIHDGWSFNVFLEELGALYGVYREDPGAESPLPPLPIQFADFALWQQRWLEGPAAQRQLDFWRQRLTPAPEVLPLPLDRPRPRAQTFRGTTLRWELEGPVAAGVRDLARSSGMTVFMVLLSGFFTFLHRLTGHHDLTVGSGVANRRYRSVEGLIGMIINTLVMRADTSGDPSFGALLSAVSRSAAQAYAHQDLPFERIVETLRPERDASYNPFFQVMFSFHDAPLGQVQLPGLELDLTVALPNGSAKFDFNSTVILPREQRVASGAAESEDAITFLWEINTDLFDPTTVQRWIGQYQQLLAGAVADPSTRLSRLPLLPAGEAHQLRVEWNDTGAEEPAPRVLHRLIVDQARRTPEAVAVVGDEESLTYGQLEERSARLAAALRELGAGLDTPVALAMERSPELLVALLAILRSGAAYAPLDPDYPAQRLAAVVEDVRAPLLLAHSATVDRVQGLAGGEGPRLVTVEELAAASSENASDGPPEETSEEEALAYIIHTSGSTGRPKGVMNRHRSIVNRLRWMQRTFGLSAEDAVLQKTPLSFDVSVWELFWPLITGARLVLATPGGHKDPSYLARRIAEEGVTTLHFVPSMLRLFLEADGLEESCAGLRRVVASGEALEPDLVERFHQRMSCPLHNLYGPTEAAVDVTHWPCSDAVGRSVPIGRPVDNTSIFVLDPAGGPRALGTAGELCIGGVQLARGYYRRPAMTAERFVPDGHSGTAGGRLYRTGDLARWRPDGVLEFLGRIDHQVKVRGFRVELGEIEAVLGSHPAVRDAAVALTREKDDLVGCVVLREGEDEETSLDQVREHLRQRLPDYMVPALLRAVKEIPLSPNGKVDRRMLAELAEGASRRRRAEYLAPRTEMEELLHTIWTELITAPRIGVLDNFFDLGGHSLHATRHMYRVRELLEVELPVRALYEAPTIAEMAILVESRLMEELEAMEG